One genomic window of Stigmatopora nigra isolate UIUO_SnigA chromosome 13, RoL_Snig_1.1, whole genome shotgun sequence includes the following:
- the tmed8 gene encoding protein TMED8 isoform X1, with translation MESLEDASKLQSRLSSLSFSSFPGITSKHCDSAPSDRLQNTDLSTNSSQTPQLSNMDASEQRQEANDEAPAEHASGDQGEKNNAESPPLSAEMKAAETPPLKPPSTWTSAALKELKAKLRAEKDSMVTVYRGDIMTVHVPIVPEAKKVCWEFATDGYDIGFGIYFDWTPVTSRAITVHISESSDDEDEEEELEGPVTNGDVEKGSKAQNNSNLVELIPVYRQDSHLTVYGGSHDFPGEGTYLFKFDNSYSLWRNKTLYYRVYYSA, from the exons ATGGAGAGCTTGGAAGACGCATCAAAGCTTCAGTCGCGGCTCTCGTCCTTGTCTTTCTCGTCTTTTCCAGGTATAACTTCCAAACATTGTGACAGCGCCCCATCGGACAG GCTCCAAAACACAGACCTCTCAACGAACTCAAGCCAGACCCCGCAGCTCTCTAATATGGATGCATCTGAGCAGCGCCAAGAG GCTAATGATGAGGCCCCCGCTGAGCACGCCTCAGGGGATCAGGGTGAGAAGAACAACGCCGAGAGCCCTCCGCTCTCCGCTGAGATGAAAG CAGCTGAGACGCCCCCCCTGAAACCCCCGTCGACGTGGACATCTGCCGCCCTCAAGGAGCTCAAGGCTAAACTTCGAGCTGAAAAAGACAGCATGGTGACAGTTTACCGTGGGGACATCATGACGGTTCACGTGCCCATCGTGCCGGAAGCCAAAAAGGTGTGCTGGGAGTTCGCCACGGACGGCTACGACATTGGTTTCGGCATCTATTTCGACTGGACTCCCGTCACGAGCCGAGCCATCACCGTGCACATCAGCGAATCCAGTGATGAtgaagacgaagaggaggagctGGAAG GTCCTGTCACCAATGGAGACGTAGAGAAGGGCTCCAAAGCACAAAATAACTCCAACCTGGTGGAGCTCATCCCAGTCTACCGCCAGGACAGCCACTTGACCGTTTACGGTGGAAGTCATGACTTCCCAGGCGAAGGCACGTACCTCTTCAAATTTGACAACTCTTACTCTCTTTGGCGAAACAAAACACTTTACTACAGAGTTTATTACAGTGCCTGA
- the tmed8 gene encoding protein TMED8 isoform X2 yields the protein MESLEDASKLQSRLSSLSFSSFPGITSKHCDSAPSDRLQNTDLSTNSSQTPQLSNMDASEQRQEANDEAPAEHASGDQGEKNNAESPPLSAEMKAETPPLKPPSTWTSAALKELKAKLRAEKDSMVTVYRGDIMTVHVPIVPEAKKVCWEFATDGYDIGFGIYFDWTPVTSRAITVHISESSDDEDEEEELEGPVTNGDVEKGSKAQNNSNLVELIPVYRQDSHLTVYGGSHDFPGEGTYLFKFDNSYSLWRNKTLYYRVYYSA from the exons ATGGAGAGCTTGGAAGACGCATCAAAGCTTCAGTCGCGGCTCTCGTCCTTGTCTTTCTCGTCTTTTCCAGGTATAACTTCCAAACATTGTGACAGCGCCCCATCGGACAG GCTCCAAAACACAGACCTCTCAACGAACTCAAGCCAGACCCCGCAGCTCTCTAATATGGATGCATCTGAGCAGCGCCAAGAG GCTAATGATGAGGCCCCCGCTGAGCACGCCTCAGGGGATCAGGGTGAGAAGAACAACGCCGAGAGCCCTCCGCTCTCCGCTGAGATGAAAG CTGAGACGCCCCCCCTGAAACCCCCGTCGACGTGGACATCTGCCGCCCTCAAGGAGCTCAAGGCTAAACTTCGAGCTGAAAAAGACAGCATGGTGACAGTTTACCGTGGGGACATCATGACGGTTCACGTGCCCATCGTGCCGGAAGCCAAAAAGGTGTGCTGGGAGTTCGCCACGGACGGCTACGACATTGGTTTCGGCATCTATTTCGACTGGACTCCCGTCACGAGCCGAGCCATCACCGTGCACATCAGCGAATCCAGTGATGAtgaagacgaagaggaggagctGGAAG GTCCTGTCACCAATGGAGACGTAGAGAAGGGCTCCAAAGCACAAAATAACTCCAACCTGGTGGAGCTCATCCCAGTCTACCGCCAGGACAGCCACTTGACCGTTTACGGTGGAAGTCATGACTTCCCAGGCGAAGGCACGTACCTCTTCAAATTTGACAACTCTTACTCTCTTTGGCGAAACAAAACACTTTACTACAGAGTTTATTACAGTGCCTGA
- the LOC144206223 gene encoding uncharacterized protein LOC144206223 isoform X2 — protein MLQVQAFCYSLIVNLSQVRSSKSDRSCFHVHMPLPLPKQLVIFSVGEWACDNTTISAEVVVSADVRPQIIGTLTSCARCLTFEGGWSPDMEAVATHRARRGVHAKIVLRVCGQLQDHGQILSSCIPKMQGKCLFPEQLSTTNLSCTSLPNIAEDTVTLNSSQLAGSACKSEIQVNQVDTSPAVMGKKPSLWLTDQTPRPTIDNKLGFLTWRPEDMDDHIEGNGRASTPKKMRLSRMNSQEELAEQIKTADRDVSVCPSARCSHTMCLIDLDTAILIGGETSHQTSCKDSLWKLELDNDFWYPMSTSTSGPAPPFAKGHSVTYDPESKSIFVYGGLMERQCYSQLYILNTVTWKWKLMTAKGNIPTLAYHSAIFYKKELFVFGGFHPNEEKSCSNALYIFNPEFELWYKPIVEGDKPLPRFGHTATLLSQNLIIFGGRKTATYLNDLHILDLGSMEYTAVKCRNMPPLPRGFHAALPVADNRILVSGGCSGIGALNDVHVFNTDTNLWSSLKSSQLSSKPRAGHSMIAVTPSTTLADSQRCRQDESVHFQCTLLVFGGSDYSGTFYNDTVKCTLEIPV, from the exons ATGCTGCAGGTGCAAGCCTTTTGTTACTCCCTCATTGTCAACCTATCACAGGTCAGGA gcagcaaatcaGACCGCAGTTGCTTCCACGTCCACATGCCACTGCCGCTGCCTAAACAGCTGGTGATCTTCAGCGTCGGCGAGTGGGCTTGCGACAACACCACAATCTCCGCAGAGGTCGTGGTCAGCGCTGACGTGCGGCCCCAGATCATTGGCACACTTACCTCTTGCGC CAGATGTTTGACTTTCGAGGGTGGTTGGAGTCCTGATATGGAGGCAGTGGCAACACACAGAGCAAGGAGAGGAGTTCATGCCAAGATAGTGCTCAGAGTGTGTGGACAG TTGCAGGACCATGGACAGATCCTAAGCAGCTGTATTCCAAAAATGCAGGGGAAATGTCTGTTCCCTGAACAGCTCAGCACCACAAATCTGTCATGTACTTCACTCCCAAATATTGCAGAGGACACG GTAACCCTCAACTCTTCACAGTTGGCCGGCAGTGCTTGCAAAAGCGAGATCCAAGTCAATCAAGTTGACACCAGCCCAGCGGTTATGGGGAAAAAACCTTCACTTTGGCTGACA gatCAGACCCCCAGACCAACCATAGACAATAAGCTTGGATTTTTAACATGGCGTCCTGAGGATATGGACGATCACATTGAGGGCAATGGCCGAGCTTCAACTCCCAAGAAGATGAGGCTGTCCAGGATGAATAGCCAAGAGGAATTGGCTGAGCAGATAAAGACAGCAGATAGAGATG TTTCAGTCTGTCCTTCAGCGCGATGTTCCCACACAATGTGCCTGATTGACCTTGACACTGCCATTCTCATTGGTGGAGAAACGTCCCATCAAACCTCATGCAAGGATTCTCTATGGAAGCTGGAATTAG ACAATGATTTTTGGTACCCAATGAGCACTTCTACATCTGGACCTGCACCTCCTTTTGCTAAAGGACACTCTGTAACTTATGACCCGGAATCTAAGTCCATTTTTGTTTATGGAGGCCTGATGGAGCGCCAGTGCTACAGCCAGTTGTACATTCTTAATACTGTGACTTGGAAATGGAAGCTCATGACA GCAAAAGGAAATATTCCTACTTTGGCGTATCACTCTgctattttttataaaaaggaGCTTTTTGTCTTTGGTGGATTTCACCCAAATGAGGAAAAATCATGTAGTAATGCACTTTACATCTTCAACCCAGAGTTTGAACTCTGGTATAAGCCAATCGTGGAGGGGGATAAACCACTACCGCGCTTTGG ccACACTGCCACACTTTTGTCACAAAATCTGATCATATTTGGTGGTCGGAAAACTGCCACATACTTAAATGACCTTCACATTTTGGACCTAG GATCCATGGAGTACACAGCTGTCAAGTGCAGAAACATGCCACCGCTGCCTCGGGG GTTTCATGCTGCACTGCCAGTTGCAGACAACAGGATTTTAGTGAGTGGGGGCTGTAGTGGAATAGGAGCCTTGAATGATGTACATGTCTTCAATACAG ACACCAACTTGTGGAGTTCATTGAAATCATCACAATTGAGCTCCAAGCCCCGTGCGGGACACAGCATGATAGCTGTAACCCCGTCGACTACGTTAGCAGACTCTCAAAGATGCAGACAGGATGAATCTGTCCATTTCCAATGCACGCTGCTTGTATTCGGTGGTTCAGATTACTCTGGTACTTTCTACAATGACACAGTTAAGTGCACTCTTGAAATTCCTGTATAA
- the LOC144206223 gene encoding uncharacterized protein LOC144206223 isoform X1 encodes MGMLNFYVIWSLRDAPRQFSSKSDRSCFHVHMPLPLPKQLVIFSVGEWACDNTTISAEVVVSADVRPQIIGTLTSCARCLTFEGGWSPDMEAVATHRARRGVHAKIVLRVCGQLQDHGQILSSCIPKMQGKCLFPEQLSTTNLSCTSLPNIAEDTVTLNSSQLAGSACKSEIQVNQVDTSPAVMGKKPSLWLTDQTPRPTIDNKLGFLTWRPEDMDDHIEGNGRASTPKKMRLSRMNSQEELAEQIKTADRDVSVCPSARCSHTMCLIDLDTAILIGGETSHQTSCKDSLWKLELDNDFWYPMSTSTSGPAPPFAKGHSVTYDPESKSIFVYGGLMERQCYSQLYILNTVTWKWKLMTAKGNIPTLAYHSAIFYKKELFVFGGFHPNEEKSCSNALYIFNPEFELWYKPIVEGDKPLPRFGHTATLLSQNLIIFGGRKTATYLNDLHILDLGSMEYTAVKCRNMPPLPRGFHAALPVADNRILVSGGCSGIGALNDVHVFNTDTNLWSSLKSSQLSSKPRAGHSMIAVTPSTTLADSQRCRQDESVHFQCTLLVFGGSDYSGTFYNDTVKCTLEIPV; translated from the exons ATGGGAATGCTAAACTTTTATGTCATTTGGTCTCTGCGTGATGCGCCACGGCAATTTAGCAG caaatcaGACCGCAGTTGCTTCCACGTCCACATGCCACTGCCGCTGCCTAAACAGCTGGTGATCTTCAGCGTCGGCGAGTGGGCTTGCGACAACACCACAATCTCCGCAGAGGTCGTGGTCAGCGCTGACGTGCGGCCCCAGATCATTGGCACACTTACCTCTTGCGC CAGATGTTTGACTTTCGAGGGTGGTTGGAGTCCTGATATGGAGGCAGTGGCAACACACAGAGCAAGGAGAGGAGTTCATGCCAAGATAGTGCTCAGAGTGTGTGGACAG TTGCAGGACCATGGACAGATCCTAAGCAGCTGTATTCCAAAAATGCAGGGGAAATGTCTGTTCCCTGAACAGCTCAGCACCACAAATCTGTCATGTACTTCACTCCCAAATATTGCAGAGGACACG GTAACCCTCAACTCTTCACAGTTGGCCGGCAGTGCTTGCAAAAGCGAGATCCAAGTCAATCAAGTTGACACCAGCCCAGCGGTTATGGGGAAAAAACCTTCACTTTGGCTGACA gatCAGACCCCCAGACCAACCATAGACAATAAGCTTGGATTTTTAACATGGCGTCCTGAGGATATGGACGATCACATTGAGGGCAATGGCCGAGCTTCAACTCCCAAGAAGATGAGGCTGTCCAGGATGAATAGCCAAGAGGAATTGGCTGAGCAGATAAAGACAGCAGATAGAGATG TTTCAGTCTGTCCTTCAGCGCGATGTTCCCACACAATGTGCCTGATTGACCTTGACACTGCCATTCTCATTGGTGGAGAAACGTCCCATCAAACCTCATGCAAGGATTCTCTATGGAAGCTGGAATTAG ACAATGATTTTTGGTACCCAATGAGCACTTCTACATCTGGACCTGCACCTCCTTTTGCTAAAGGACACTCTGTAACTTATGACCCGGAATCTAAGTCCATTTTTGTTTATGGAGGCCTGATGGAGCGCCAGTGCTACAGCCAGTTGTACATTCTTAATACTGTGACTTGGAAATGGAAGCTCATGACA GCAAAAGGAAATATTCCTACTTTGGCGTATCACTCTgctattttttataaaaaggaGCTTTTTGTCTTTGGTGGATTTCACCCAAATGAGGAAAAATCATGTAGTAATGCACTTTACATCTTCAACCCAGAGTTTGAACTCTGGTATAAGCCAATCGTGGAGGGGGATAAACCACTACCGCGCTTTGG ccACACTGCCACACTTTTGTCACAAAATCTGATCATATTTGGTGGTCGGAAAACTGCCACATACTTAAATGACCTTCACATTTTGGACCTAG GATCCATGGAGTACACAGCTGTCAAGTGCAGAAACATGCCACCGCTGCCTCGGGG GTTTCATGCTGCACTGCCAGTTGCAGACAACAGGATTTTAGTGAGTGGGGGCTGTAGTGGAATAGGAGCCTTGAATGATGTACATGTCTTCAATACAG ACACCAACTTGTGGAGTTCATTGAAATCATCACAATTGAGCTCCAAGCCCCGTGCGGGACACAGCATGATAGCTGTAACCCCGTCGACTACGTTAGCAGACTCTCAAAGATGCAGACAGGATGAATCTGTCCATTTCCAATGCACGCTGCTTGTATTCGGTGGTTCAGATTACTCTGGTACTTTCTACAATGACACAGTTAAGTGCACTCTTGAAATTCCTGTATAA
- the gstz1 gene encoding maleylacetoacetate isomerase isoform X1 has translation MRLSCILLAKPILHGYYRSSCSWRVRIAFALKGIEYEQVPVNLIKDGGQQLSKEYNTLNPMRQVPAVEMDGLILSQSLAVIQYIDETRPEPRLLPLDPKKRAQVRMISDVIASGIQPLQNLHVIQKVGAEKVQWAQYFINRGFEGLEPLLKQTAGKYCVGDEISMADICLVPQVYNAERFKVDMSLYPTIQRLNKTLVEIEAFRESHPSCQPDTPDELRA, from the exons ATGCGATTATCCTGCATTCTCCTGGCAAAG CCTATCCTCCATGGATACTACAGAAGTTCCTGCTCTTGGCGGGTGCGCATTG CTTTTGCCCTGAAAGGTATAGAATATGAACAAGTACCAGTCAATCTGATCAAAGATGGAGGTCAACAG CTCTCAAAGGAGTACAACACTTTAAACCCAATGCGACAAGTGCCTGCAGTTGAAATGGATGGGCTCATCCTTTCTCAGTCT ctggCAGTGATCCAGTACATTGACGAAACAAGGCCTGAACCACGCCTCCTTCCTTTGGACCCTAAAAAAAGGGCCCAGGTTAGAATGATAAGTGATGTCATTGCTTCTGGAATACAACCTCTGCag AATCTACACGTGATCCAAAAAGTGGGAGCAGAAAAGGTGCAATGGGCACAGTACTTTATTAATCGAGGTTTTGAAG GTCTTGAACCTTTGCTGAAACAAACAGCCGGGAAATATTGTGTAGGCGATGAG ATATCCATGGCTGATATCTGTTTGGTTCCTCAAGTATACAATGCAGAGAG ATTTAAAGTGGACATGAGCTTGTATCCAACTATCCAAAGGCTAAATAAAACCTTGGTGGAGATTGAAGCTTTCCGAGAGAGCCACCCATCTTGTCAGCCAGACACGCCTGATGAGCTGCGAGCATAG
- the gstz1 gene encoding maleylacetoacetate isomerase isoform X2: MSEQIKPILHGYYRSSCSWRVRIAFALKGIEYEQVPVNLIKDGGQQLSKEYNTLNPMRQVPAVEMDGLILSQSLAVIQYIDETRPEPRLLPLDPKKRAQVRMISDVIASGIQPLQNLHVIQKVGAEKVQWAQYFINRGFEGLEPLLKQTAGKYCVGDEISMADICLVPQVYNAERFKVDMSLYPTIQRLNKTLVEIEAFRESHPSCQPDTPDELRA, encoded by the exons ATGTCTGAGCAAATCAAG CCTATCCTCCATGGATACTACAGAAGTTCCTGCTCTTGGCGGGTGCGCATTG CTTTTGCCCTGAAAGGTATAGAATATGAACAAGTACCAGTCAATCTGATCAAAGATGGAGGTCAACAG CTCTCAAAGGAGTACAACACTTTAAACCCAATGCGACAAGTGCCTGCAGTTGAAATGGATGGGCTCATCCTTTCTCAGTCT ctggCAGTGATCCAGTACATTGACGAAACAAGGCCTGAACCACGCCTCCTTCCTTTGGACCCTAAAAAAAGGGCCCAGGTTAGAATGATAAGTGATGTCATTGCTTCTGGAATACAACCTCTGCag AATCTACACGTGATCCAAAAAGTGGGAGCAGAAAAGGTGCAATGGGCACAGTACTTTATTAATCGAGGTTTTGAAG GTCTTGAACCTTTGCTGAAACAAACAGCCGGGAAATATTGTGTAGGCGATGAG ATATCCATGGCTGATATCTGTTTGGTTCCTCAAGTATACAATGCAGAGAG ATTTAAAGTGGACATGAGCTTGTATCCAACTATCCAAAGGCTAAATAAAACCTTGGTGGAGATTGAAGCTTTCCGAGAGAGCCACCCATCTTGTCAGCCAGACACGCCTGATGAGCTGCGAGCATAG
- the aldh6a1 gene encoding methylmalonate-semialdehyde/malonate-semialdehyde dehydrogenase [acylating], mitochondrial yields the protein MASISFRSAIKTKISRIPFKSGCMWYSSMPTTKLFIDGKFVESKTSEWIDIHNPATNEVIARVPKSTRQEMTAAVDSCAKAFPSWSETSILARQQVFLRYQQLIKDNIKELAKSITVEQGKTLADAEGDVFRGLQVVEHACSITSLMLGETLPSITKDMDTYTYRLPLGVCAGIAPFNFPAMIPLWMFPMGMVCGNTYLLKPSERVPTCAMLLAKLLQDAGAPDGTLNIIHGQHDAVNFICDHPTIKAISFVGSNQAGEYIYERGSKNGKRVQSNMGAKNHGVVMPDANKENTLNQLVGAAFGAAGQRCMALSTAILVGKARSWLPELVERTKALRVNAGDQAGADVGPLISPQAKQRVCSLIQSAEEEGAKVLLDGRHVKVTGYENGNFVGPTIIGDVTPQMKCYTEEIFGPVMVVLQADTLDDAIYLVNNNPYGNGTAIFTTNGATARKYTHQVDVGQIGVNVPIPVPLPMFSFTGSRGSFRGDMNFYGKQGIQFYTQIKTITSQWKAEDATLKSPAVTMPTMGR from the exons ATGGCCTCCATTTCTTTCAGATCAGCAATCAAGACAAAG ATTTCCAGGATCCCATTTAAAAGTGGCTGCATGTGGTACTCCTCTATG CCAACCACAAAGCTGTTCATCGACGGCAAATTTGTTGAATCCAAAACTTCAGAATGGATCGATATTCACAATCCT GCGACCAATGAAGTGATTGCCCGTGTACCCAAATCCACGCGGCAGGAGATGACGGCCGCCGTCGACTCCTGCGCCAAGGCCTTCCCTTCCTGGTCTGAGACCTCCATCTTGGCACGGCAGCAGGTCTTTCTACGCTACCAGCAGCTTATTAAAGACAACATT AAAGAACTTGCAAAGTCCATCACAGTGGAACAAGGCAAAACCCTTGCAGATGCAGAAGGGGATGTGTTCAGAGGCTTGC AGGTTGTGGAACATGCCTGCAGCATCACCTCACTGATGCTTGGTGAAACTCTCCCCTCCATCACCAAGGACATGGACACATACACGTACCGCCTCCCCTTGGGCGTCTGTGCTGGGATCGCCCCGTTTAACTTTCCTGCTATGATCCCGCTGTGGATGTTTCCCATGGGAATGGTGTGTGGCAATACGTATCTCCTTAAACCCTCTGAGAGGGTGCCCACATGTGCTATGCTGCTGGCCAAGCTGCTGCAGGATGCTGGCGCACCTGATGGGACCCTCAATATCATCCATGGGCAACATGATG CTGTGAACTTTATTTGTGACCATCCGACCATCAAGGCCATCAGCTTCGTTGGCTCCAATCAAGCGGGCGAGTACATTTATGAGAGGGGCTCCAAAAATGGCAAGAGGGTGCAGTCTAACATG GGAGCAAAGAACCATGGTGTGGTGATGCCAGATGCCAACAAAGAGAATACTCTGAACCAGCTGGTGGGGGCTGCATTTGGGGCCGCTGGTCAGCGCTGCATGGCTCTTTCCACGGCCATCCTGGTGGGCAAAGCTCGCAGCTGGCTGCCTGAGCTTGTGGAGCGTACCAAGGCTCTACGTGTTAACGCAG GAGACCAAGCTGGTGCGGATGTGGGGCCCCTGATCTCGCCACAAGCCAAGCAGCGAGTCTGTAGTCTGATCCAAAGTGCCGAAGAGGAGGGTGCTAAGGTGCTCCTGGACGGCCGACACGTTAAAGTAACGGGTTACGAGAATGGCAACTTTGTGGGTCCTACCATCATTGGTGATGTCAca CCTCAGATGAAGTGCTACACGGAGGAGATTTTTGGACCGGTGATGGTTGTCCTCCAAGCTGACACTCTAGATGACGCCATATATTTAGTTAACAACAATCCCTATGGCAATGGAACTGCCATCTTCACTACAAATGGTGCTACGGCTCGCAAATACACTCATCAGGTGGACGTTGGCCAG attGGAGTCAACGTTCCTATCCCTGTGCCATTGCCCATGTTCTCTTTCACTGGATCAAGAGGATCTTTCAGAGGCGACATGAACTTCTACGGAAAACAA ggCATCCAGTTCTACACACAGATCAAAACTATTACTTCCCAGTGGAAAGCTGAGGATGCCACACTTAAGAGCCCTGCGGTTACCATGCCGACAATGGGACGCTAG